In Uranotaenia lowii strain MFRU-FL chromosome 2, ASM2978415v1, whole genome shotgun sequence, one genomic interval encodes:
- the LOC129749517 gene encoding radial spoke head 1 homolog, with amino-acid sequence MIHKLCREKIQSEYSPPEDEVPLLFELQKYNGPRNKQFEPHGEGRIKFEDGYRYQGSFRKGQLHGQGRLFLRDGYRYDGYWRKGMKHGTGQMYYPDCSWYEGEFKKNYRHGSGKYYYPNGAVYEGNWFKDRRHGVGSYHFSKDGITLRGTWVEGTARGPAEILMDGCRFHGYWDENYPIGPGCFSFDAKTILRGKFYTEPMDGDASGDRKLIWQPECFEEYRYSKLPLEALPQPVIDSEVSELSSSDDDDDDGIECSSVDSTHRSTIVLSKKSNKTEESEIVRLSDILPI; translated from the exons ATGATTCATAAACTCTGTCGAGAGAAGATTCAATCTGAATATAGTCCTCCAGAAGATGAGGTACCACTCTTGTTCGAACTTCAG AAATATAACGGCCCTCGTAACAAACAATTTGAGCCTCATGGCGAAGGAAGGATCAAATTCGAAGACGGTTATCGCTACCAGGGATCCTTCCGGAAAGGGCAACTCCATGGACAGGGCCGTTTGTTTTTACGAGATGGTTACCGATATGACGGGTACTGGCGTAAGGGTATGAAGCACGGTACCGGACAGATGTACTACCCGGACTGTTCATGGTATGAAGGGGAATTCAAGAAAAACTATCGGCATGGCAGTGGGAAGTATTACTACCCGAATGGAGCTGTTTACGAGGGCAATTGGTTCAAAGATCGACGTCACGGTGTTGGGTCTTACCACTTCAGTAAGGATGGCATTACACTGAGGGGCACTTGGGTTGAGGGAACGGCGAGAGGCCCTGCGGAGATCCTGATGGATGGCTGTCGCTTTCATGGATATTGGGACGAAAACTACCCAATAGGTCCGGgatgttttagttttgatgcCAAGACCATTCTCCGCGGAAAGTTTTATACAGAACCAATGGATGGTGATGCTAGCGGCGACAGGAAACTGATTTGGCAGCCTGAATGCTTCGAGGAGTACCGATATTCCAAATTACCTTTAGAAGCATTACCTCAGCCGGTGATTGACTCGGAAGTGTCGGAACTAAGCTCAtccgatgatgacgatgatgatggaaTTGAATGTTCTTCGGTGGATTCCACTCATCGTTCAACGATCGTCTTGAGTAAAAAAAGCAATAAGACGGAAGAATCGGAAATCGTGCGGCTTTCCGATATATTGCCTATTTAG
- the LOC129747435 gene encoding ribonucleoside-diphosphate reductase large subunit, translating to MVLKSNKMYVFKRDGRKEEVHLDKITSRIQKLCYGLNMDFVDPVAITLKVINGLYSGVTTQELDNLAAETAATLTTEHADYAILAARIAVSNLHKETKKHFSDVMHDLYNMENEHLKKKMPMISDEHYKIIMDNADRLNSAIIYDRDFGYNYFGFKTLERSYLLKIRGKVAERPQHMLMRVAIGIHGTDIEAAIETYNLLSEKYFTHASPTMFAAATRRPQLSSCFLLTMSDDSIEGIYDTLKQCALISKSAGGIGLNVHCIRAKGTYIAGTNGISNGLIPMLRVYNNTAKYVDQGGNKRPGAFAIYLEPWHGDIFEFLDLKKNTGAEDVRARDMFYALWIPDLFMKRVESNEDWCLMCPHDCPGLSDTWGEEFEKLYTGYEKEGRFIRRVKAQDLWFAIIESQVETGVPYMLYKDACNRKSNQQNIGTIKCSNLCTEIVEYSSKDEIAVCNLASIALNMFVKPDKTYDFQKLREVSKTATRNLNKIIDINFYPVPEAQKSNMRHRPIGIGVQGMADAFILMRYPYESEEAQKLNQQIFETIYYGALEASCELAEKDGTYETYAGCPVSKGILQYDMWEKTPTDLWDWAALKEKIAKHGLRNSLLLAPMPTASTAQILGNNESFEPYTSNVYNRRVLSGEFQVVNHHLLKDLTELDLWDEDMKNRIIANNGSIQNIEEIPKDVRDLYKTVWEISVKTSIKMAADRGAFIDQSQSFNIHVAEPNYGKLTSIHFFGWKSGLKTGMYYLRTKPAANAIQFTVDKSKLSQANRLNSSNAAMATPSKMNGSSSTPRKMNGTMNGTMNGESSSPTNGDESASQVNGSFAERNRRMAEMVCSLENKEDCMMCGS from the exons ATGGTTctaaaatcgaacaaaatgtACGTCTTCAAGCGAG ATGGTCGCAAAGAAGAGGTCCACCTGGACAAAATCACCTCCAGGATTCAAAAGCTTTGTTATGGCCTTAATATGGATTTCGTTGATCCC GTCGCAATTACATTGAAGGTGATCAACGGGTTGTACTCGGGTGTGACGACCCAGGAGCTGGACAATCTGGCGGCGGAAACTGCTGCCACTTTGACCACGGAACACGCCGACTATGCCATCCTAGCCGCTCGGATTGCGGTGTCCAATTTGCATAAGGAAACCAAGAAACACTTCTCCG ACGTAATGCACGATTTGTACAACATGGAAAACGAGCACCTGAAAAAAAAGATGCCAATGATATCCGATGAGCACTACAAGATCATCATGGATAACGCTGATAGACTGAATTCGGCCATTATCTACGATCGTGACTTCGGTTACAACTACTTCGGCTTCAAAACTTTGGAGCGGTCCTACCTGCTTAAGATCCGAGGCAAAGTAGCGGAACGACCCCAGCACATGCTGATGCGAGTGGCCATCGGAATCCACGGAACGGATATCGAAGCCGCCATTGAGACTTACAATCTGCTGTCGGAAAAGTATTTCACCCACGCTTCACCGACTATGTTTGCAGCAGCCACTCGACGACCACAGCTTTCGTCCTGTTTTCTGTTGACTATGAGCGATGATAGTATTGAGGGCATCTACGACACTTTGAAACAATGTGCGTTGATTTCTAAATCAGCGGGAGGCATCGGGTTGAATGTGCATTGCATCCGAGCGAAAGGCACTTACATCGCTGGAACAAATGGAATCTCAAACGGCCTGATCCCTATGTTGAGGGTGTACAACAATACGGCTAAATATGTCGATCAGGGTGGAAACAAAAGGCCGGGAGCATTCGCCATCTATTTGGAACCTTGGCATGGAGACATCTTTGAGTTCTTAGATCTGAAGAAAAATACCGGAGCTGAGGATGTGCGAGCTAGAGATATGTTCTATGCCCTGTGGATTCCGGACCTGTTCATGAAGCGAGTGGAGTCGAATGAAGACTGGTGTCTCATGTGCCCTCACGATTGTCCCGGTCTGTCGGATACCTGGGGCGAGGAGTTTGAGAAGCTTTACACCGGTTATGAAAAGGAAGGCCGATTCATTCGCAGAGTCAAGGCACAAGATTTATGGTTTGCCATCATTGAATCGCAAGTCGAGACCGGTGTTCCATACATGCTCTATAAGGATGCCTGTAACCGGAAAAGCAATCAGCAAAATATCGGAACCATCAAGTGTTCCAACCTTTGCACGGAAATCGTAGAGTACTCCTCAAAGGACGAAATTGCGGTATGTAACTTGGCATCCATTGCTTTGAACATGTTTGTCAAGCCAGATAAAACATACGACTTCCAAAAACTTCGAGAAGTATCCAAAACCGCAACTCGCAACctgaataaaattattgatatCAACTTCTACCCAGTGCCAGAAGCTCAAAAGTCGAACATGCGTCATCGCCCGATCGGAATCGGTGTCCAGGGTATGGCGGATGCTTTCATACTGATGCGTTACCCTTATGAAAGCGAGGAAGCACAAAAACTGAATCAACAAATCTTTGAAACAATCTACTACGGTGCCCTGGAAGCTAGCTGTGAACTTGCGGAAAAAGATGGAACCTACGAGACGTATGCCGGTTGTCCCGTTAGTAAGGGCATTCTCCAGTACGACATGTGGGAGAAGACTCCGACGGATCTGTGGGATTGGGCAGCACTGAAAGAAAAAATAGCTAAACATGGTCTCCGAAACTCGTTACTCCTCGCTCCGATGCCTACCGCTTCAACAGCACAAATCCTAGGAAACAACGAATCCTTCGAACCTTATACATCGAACGTTTACAACCGACGAGTGTTGTCCGGAGAATTCCAG GTTGTCAACCATCACCTTCTGAAGGATCTCACCGAGCTGGATCTATGGGACGAAGATATGAAGAATCGTATCATCGCTAACAACGGATCAATCCAAAACATCGAAGAAATCCCGAAGGACGTTAGGGACCTGTACAAAACCGTGTGGGAGATTTCGGTCAAAACCAGCATCAAAATGGCCGCTGATCGGGGTGCCTTCATCGATCAGTCCCAATCCTTTAACATTCATGTAGCCGAGCCGAACTACGGCAAGCTGACCTCAATTCACTTCTTCGGCTGGAAGAGCGGCCTCAAAACGGGAATGTACTATCTGCGTACCAAGCCTGCTGCCAACGCTATTCAGTTCACGGTCGACAAATCGAAACTGTCCCAGGCAAATCGACTGAACAGCAGCAACGCCGCCATGGCTACCCCATCAAAAATGAACGGATCCAGCAGCACGCCACGGAAGATGAATGGTACCATGAATGGAACCATGAATGGAGAGTCTTCGTCGCCAACTAATGGCGATGAGTCAGCTTCCCAGGTTAACGGATCGTTTGCCGAGCGTAACCGGCGAATGGCCGAGATGGTTTGCTCCCTGGAAAATAAAGAAGACTGTATGATGTGCGGATCTTAG